One segment of Brassica napus cultivar Da-Ae chromosome C3, Da-Ae, whole genome shotgun sequence DNA contains the following:
- the LOC106409008 gene encoding ricin B-like lectin EULS3, which translates to MDPPFGHSHHLHHHHQRDDNEDDRQSFGAPPPPRNNFADAPPPPGLYQPQPHLDPYAPPPPVPSPYGSEPQYDPSAPPPPYFAAPAPPPPFGHVSHVSHHTSEEPDHHRYGAYPPHNSSMESYGDSTGVVHVSHHSSHQTDMPSGFHHLPDYENRLPDNLAGLAGRQTVKVYSKAEPNYYLTIRDGKVILAPADPSDEAQHWYKDEKYSTRVKDAEGHPCFSLVNKATGEAVKHSVGATQPVNLVRYDPDTLDESVLWTQSKDLGDGYRTIRMVNNVGLNVDAFHGDSKSGGVRDGTTIVLWDWNKGDNQLWKIFPF; encoded by the exons ATGGATCCTCCCTTCGGCCACTCACACCACCTCCACCATCACCACCAACGCGACGACAACGAAGATGATCGTCAATCCTTCGGCGCACCACCACCGCCACGCAACAACTTCGCCGATGCTCCACCACCCCCTGGTCTTTACCAGCCACAGCCTCATCTCGATCCCTACGCGCCTCCTCCGCCAGTGCCGTCGCCTTACGGATCCGAACCTCAATACGACCCCTCCGCTCCTCCTCCGCCTTACTTCGCAGCTCCGGCACCACCGCCTCCGTTCGGTCACGTGAGCCATGTCAGCCACCACACTTCCGAAGAACCAGACCACCACCGTTACGGAGCTTACCCGCCGCATAATTCGTCCATGGAAAGCTACGGAGACAGCACCGGCGTCGTGCACGTGTCCCACCATAGCTCACACCAAACCGACATGCCTTCTGGTTTCCACCACCTCCCTGATTATGAGAACCGTCTTCCTGATAACCTCGCCGGACTCGCGGGCAGACAAACGGTGAAGGTGTATTCCAAAGCAGAGCCTAACTATTATCTGACGATCAGAGACGGTAAGGTCATTCTCGCCCCAGCCGATCCTTCTGATGAAGCTCAG CACTGGTACAAAGACGAGAAGTACAGCACTCGTGTGAAAGACGCAGAGGGCCATCCTTGCTTCTCTCTTGTAAACAAGGCCACTGGTGAAGCCGTGAAGCATTCTGTTGGAGCTACACAACCC GTGAATCTAGTCAGATATGATCCTGATACTCTCGATGAGTCTGTGCTGTGGACTCAGAGCAAGGATTTGGGTGATGGGTATCGAACGATAAGGATGGTAAACAATGTGGGGTTGAATGTTGATGCGTTTCATGGTGACAGCAAATCTGGTGGTGTCCGTGATGGCACAACTATTGTCCTCTGGGACTGGAACAAAGGAGATAACCAGCTTTGGAAGATCTTCCCTTTCT GA
- the LOC106410175 gene encoding bidirectional sugar transporter SWEET9 — MVFIKVHQLAFLFGLLGNIVSFGVFLSPVPTFYGIYKKKSSKGFQSIPYICALASATLLLFYGIMKTHAYLIISINTFGCFIEISYLFLYIIYAPREARIFTLKLILICNIGGLGLLILLVDLLIPKQHRVSTVGWVCAAYSLAVFASPLSVMRKVIRTKSVEYMPLLLSLSLTLNAVMWFFYGLLIEDKFIAMPNILGFLFGIAQMILYMMYHDSKKTDLPKLISTENQPTNETNLNEVAIVAVELSDARAENVEGSVRPMKTPNSSTTA, encoded by the exons ATGGTGTTCATCAAAGTTCATCAACTTGCTTTTCTCTTTGGTCTTTTGG GCAACATTGTGTCTTTCGGGGTTTTCTTGTCTCCAGT GCCAACGTTCTATGGGATATACaagaagaaatcatcaaaaggGTTTCAGTCGATACCATACATATGTGCACTTGCAAGTGcaactcttcttctcttctacggAATAATGAAGACACATGCCTATCTCATCATTAGCATCAACACCTTTGGATGTTTCATTGAAATCTCCTACTTGTTTCTCTATATCATTTACGCACCAAGAGAGGCCAGG ATATTCACGTTGAAGTTGATATTGATATGCAACATAGGTGGACTTGGTCTCTTGATTCTTCTCGTTGATCTTTTGATTCCAAAACAACACCGAGTCTCAACGGTTGGATGGGTTTGTGCTGCTTACAGTCTCGCCGTCTTTGCTTCTCCCTTAAGCGTTATG AGGAAGGTGATAAGGACAAAGAGTGTGGAATACATGCCGCTTCTTCTCTCCTTGTCTCTCACTCTTAACGCCGTCATGTGGTTCTTTTATGGACTTCTTATCGAGGACAAGTTCATTGCT ATGCCAAACATTCTTGGATTTTTGTTCGGTATAGCTCAGATGATACTATACATGATGTATCACGATTCAAAGAAAACGGATTTGCCAAAACTCATATCTACAGAGAATCAACCAACAAATGAAACCAATCTGAACGAAGTTGCGATCGTGGCCGTTGAATTGTCTGATGCTAGAGCAGAAAACGTTGAAGGATCGGTGAGGCCTATGAAGACTCCAAACTCAAGCACCACGGCTTAA
- the LOC106410635 gene encoding uncharacterized protein LOC106410635, which produces MGFISCTSFPTINSRIPSTHFLKQSTLPSLYSLKLALRREDKPSFSLSLSTCSIMATPVQASSSSSSTIGETSDGLKVQSHVSIGASDLLIVGPGVLGRLVAEKWREEHPECQIFGQTVTTNHHDELEKLGIKPSLKQTEFDGKFSYVIFCAPPSQSPDYAAELRMAASKWNGEGSFLFTSSSAPYDCFDNGECNEDSPVVPLGKSPRTDVLLRAEQVVLESGGTVLRLAGLYTETRGAHTYWLSKETVDARPDHILNLIHYEDAASLAVAIMKKKPGGRIFVGCDNHPLSRQEVMDLMDQSGKYDKKFKGFTSTSGPLGKKLNNSRTREEIGWEPKYPSFAQFLGVSK; this is translated from the exons ATGGGTTTCATCTCCTGCACCTCATTTCCGACGATCAATTCAAGAATTCCATCGACCCATTTCTTAAAGCAATCAACTTTACCATCTTTGTATTCGCTAAAGCTTGCTTTGAGACGCGAGGATAAGCCCAGTTTCTCATTGTCACTATCAACGTGTTCGATTATGGCGACTCCTGTTCAagcctcttcttcctcctcctccaccattG GTGAGACCAGTGATGGTTTGAAGGTCCAGTCTCATGTTTCAATTGGAGCAAGCGATTTGCTGATTGTTGGCCCAGGTGTTCTTGGACGCTTAGTTGCAGAAAAATGGAGAGAG GAACATCCAGAGTGTCAGATCTTTGGGCAGACAGTAACAACAAATCATCATGATGAGTTGGAGAAGTTGGGTATCAAACCATCTCTTAAACAAACTGAGTTTGATGGCAAGTTCTCCTATGTGATCTTTTGTGCTCCTCCCTCACAAAGCCCAGATTACGCCGCTGAGCTCAG GATGGCAGCATCCAAGTGGAACGGCGAAGGATCATTCTTATTCACATCTAGTTCTGCACCTTATGATTGCTTTGATAATGGAGAATGCAATGAG GATTCTCCGGTAGTTCCACTAGGAAAGAGCCCAAGAACCGATGTGCTTCTTAGAGCTGAACAAGTAGTGTTGGAAAGTGGAGGGACCGTCCTTAGACTAGCAGGGCTTTAC ACAGAGACGAGAGGTGCACATACTTACTGGTTGAGTAAGGAGACAGTCGATGCTCGTCCTGATCATATCCTGAATCTCATTCACTATGAG GATGCAGCATCGCTGGCAGTTGCAATCATGAAGAAAAAACCTGGTGGTCGGATTTTTGTGGGTTGCGACAACCATCCTTTGTCAAG GCAAGAAGTGATGGACCTGATGGATCAAAGCGGAAAATATGATAAGAAGTTCAAAGGTTTCACGA GCACCAGTGGTCCTTTAGGGAAGAAGCTGAACAACTCTCGGACACGAGAGGAAATAGGATGGGAGCCGAAGTATCCAAGCTTTGCTCAATTTCTTGGAGTATCCAAGTAA
- the LOC106410636 gene encoding BLOC-1-related complex subunit 8 homolog: protein MHEFSTVDGFAEINESLAEMIKYIANEPSVGLYYIQQHVRNAAPNVLNLNAQVLDKSRETALHTEDSEDSIAMVKSMKECGSLIADGMIGDIKSSLAIMSSKQPRRGLILNAGSPWSSRSSSSVATLTTTMRGSDYSQDTSESGSYFTSVFKSAKEKASNIKWPQLDFKEQKVETIPNVESNELEEEETSSKGEHMVEKTKFEEFKAGKEASLKAWLGDMDEDADVNGRAAERI, encoded by the coding sequence ATGCATGAGTTCTCTACTGTTGATGGTTTTGCGGAGATAAACGAGAGCTTAGCCGAGATGATTAAGTACATCGCCAACGAACCCTCTGTGGGTCTTTACTACATCCAGCAGCACGTCCGCAACGCAGCACCCAACGTCCTGAACCTCAACGCCCAAGTCTTGGATAAGTCTCGTGAAACTGCTCTCCATACTGAAGACTCGGAAGATTCAATAGCCATGGTGAAATCAATGAAAGAGTGTGGCTCTCTTATAGCCGATGGGATGATTGGAGACATCAAAAGCTCCTTAGCGATAATGTCCTCAAAACAACCGAGGAGAGGGCTCATCCTCAACGCCGGGAGCCCTTGGAGCAGCAGATCCAGCAGCAGTGTAGCAACACTAACAACAACAATGCGTGGTTCTGATTACAGCCAGGATACTAGCGAAAGCGGCAGCTATTTCACATCGGTGTTCAAGTCGGCTAAGGAGAAAGCAAGCAACATCAAATGGCCACAGCTTGACTTCAAAGAACAGAAGGTGGAGACTATCCCCAATGTGGAAAGCAATGagttagaagaagaagaaacctcaAGTAAAGGTGAGCATATGGTGGAGAAGACAAAGTTCGAGGAGTTCAAGGCTGGTAAAGAAGCGAGTCTTAAGGCATGGCTTGGAGATATGGATGAGGATGCAGATGTTAATGGACGTGCTGCTGAGAGGATTTAG
- the LOC106407481 gene encoding serine/threonine-protein kinase-like protein CCR2 encodes MFTQSPPSDRFFFLNLHQLKTSEMQIIIFFPFLFITTSLLITVHGYGSTGTIAAAFGSNGFFCAIDASGKQEVICWDRGNTNHSPGEISGYSPPAMSSLSGGEGFLCAITSNTSRAFCWNLQDPSQNLVPKAFQYNSYSSIASGNNHVCAISGLYYSGPDYGPVHCWEYTDTSGVLWNSSFHNPYIDTLMFRKIVSGDGFTCGVTKDGELVCWGPKSNGLGLSDKGEGFEVLASGRNSVCGVSKESGQLQCFGDETEFGEVPNRVRFISLSAGADHYCGIREDDHGVACWGRNVNSSSSAPNTSGFVAISSSDSTTCGVRELDLVLDCWRVHDSTKLDYSPPLELCSPGVCSPRGNCGDGWFAFNASILKESELTSLCSFHDLNICLRCGVDCLEGYFPSSGCNPNADRVCTPCSLCQNSSCYGVCKIPAEKSRKHEQREVRRLVIIIGCSVLGFLVMLVGLSFIPRMTKGSKRDDEERSRMTCCFCFDKNSVEADPDPVPQTGLLPSAVSLGETKIFRLSELKDATHGFKEFNELGRGSFGFVYKAVLSDGVQVAVKRANAATIIHSNNRGFESELEVLCKIRHNNIVNLLGYCSEMGERLLVYEHMPHGTLHDHLHGDLSQLDWSMRLKIMLQAARGLDYLHNEVDPPVIHRDVKTSNILLDGEMCARIADFGLVSSSERDSSKSDREGDVYDFGIVLLEMLSGRKANDRESDPPGVAEWAVPLIRKGKAAAIIDRNIGLPRNVEPLLKLAELAELAVRENPSERPSMRNLLSFLVLIVKTGLTF; translated from the coding sequence ATGTTCACTCAATCACCTCCCTCAGATCGATTCTTTTTCCTCAACCTTCATCAACTCAAAACCTCAGAAATGCAGATAATCATCTTCTTCCCCTTCCTCTTCATCACCACTTCACTTCTCATCACCGTCCATGGCTACGGCTCGACGGGAACCATCGCCGCAGCTTTCGGTTCAAACGGGTTCTTCTGCGCCATCGACGCAAGCGGGAAGCAAGAAGTCATCTGCTGGGACAGAGGCAACACGAACCACTCTCCCGGAGAAATCTCCGGTTACTCACCTCCGGCGATGTCTTCTCTCTCCGGCGGCGAAGGCTTCCTCTGCGCCATCACCTCCAACACCTCGCGTGCCTTCTGCTGGAACCTTCAAGATCCTTCTCAAAACCTCGTCCCGAAAGCTTTTCAGTACAACTCTTACTCGAGTATCGCTTCCGGTAACAACCATGTCTGTGCTATAAGTGGGTTGTACTACTCAGGTCCTGACTACGGTCCTGTCCATTGCTGGGAGTATACGGACACATCTGGTGTTCTCTGGAACTCGTCTTTTCATAATCCTTACATAGACACTCTCATGTTTCGTAAGATTGTGTCGGGAGATGGGTTTACTTGCGGTGTTACTAAAGATGGAGAGTTGGTCTGTTGGGGACCAAAGTCAAACGGTTTGGGTCTCTCCGACAAGGGAGAAGGGTTTGAGGTTTTAGCTTCCGGGAGAAACTCTGTTTGTGGTGTCTCTAAAGAGTCAGGTCAGCTTCAGTGCTTCGGAGATGAGACGGAGTTTGGAGAAGTACCGAACCGGGTCCGGTTTATTTCTCTTTCAGCTGGTGCTGATCATTACTGTGGTATCAGAGAGGATGATCACGGGGTTGCGTGTTGGGGAAGAAACGTGAATTCTTCCTCTTCAGCTCCTAACACTTCAGGTTTTGTTGCGATCTCGTCTTCAGATTCAACTACGTGTGGTGTTAGGGAGCTTGATCTGGTTCTTGATTGCTGGAGAGTTCATGATTCTACTAAACTGGATTATAGTCCTCCTCTGGAGCTATGCAGCCCCGGGGTGTGTTCCCCTCGTGGTAACTGCGGTGATGGATGGTTTGCTTTCAACGCAAGTATCTTAAAAGAGTCTGAGCTCACGAGCTTGTGCTCGTTTCATGACCTAAACATTTGCTTACGCTGCGGGGTTGATTGCTTGGAAGGCTACTTCCCTTCGAGTGGTTGTAACCCTAACGCGGACAGGGTATGCACTCCTTGTTCGTTATGTCAGAACAGTTCTTGCTACGGTGTATGCAAGATCCCTGCCGAGAAATCGCGTAAGCACGAGCAGAGAGAGGTGAGGAGGCTTGTGATCATCATTGGATGCTCTGTCTTGGGGTTCTTGGTTATGTTGGTTGGTCTATCTTTCATTCCGAGGATGACTAAAGGCagtaaaagagatgatgaagagaGGAGTAGGATGACTTGTTGCTTTTGTTTCGACAAGAACTCTGTCGAAGCTGATCCTGATCCTGTTCCTCAGACGGGGCTTCTCCCGAGCGCTGTCTCCCTAGGGGAGACCAAGATCTTCCGTCTCTCGGAGCTGAAGGACGCGACTCACGGGTTTAAAGAGTTTAACGAGCTGGGGAGAGGTAGCTTCGGGTTTGTCTACAAAGCTGTCTTGTCTGATGGGGTTCAAGTCGCGGTCAAGAGAGCCAATGCTGCGACCATTATTCATTCCAACAACCGAGGTTTCGAGTCCGAGTTAGAGGTTCTTTGCAAGATCAGGCATAACAACATTGTAAATCTTTTGGGATACTGCTCGGAGATGGGTGAAAGGCTTTTGGTTTATGAGCACATGCCGCACGGTACGCTCCATGATCATCTCCATGGAGACCTTTCTCAGCTGGACTGGAGCATGAGGTTGAAGATTATGTTGCAAGCTGCAAGAGGGCTTGATTACTTACACAACGAGGTGGATCCTCCGGTGATTCATAGAGATGTGAAGACGTCTAACATCTTGTTGGACGGCGAAATGTGTGCAAGAATTGCTGATTTTGGATTGGTTAGCTCGAGTGAAAGAGACTCAAGCAAGAGTGATAGAGAAGGTGATGTTTATGACTTTGGTATTGTTCTTCTTGAGATGCTAAGTGGGCGGAAAGCTAACGATAGAGAGTCTGATCCTCCCGGGGTCGCGGAATGGGCTGTTCCTTTGATCAGGAAAGGTAAAGCTGCCGCGATTATCGATAGGAACATTGGTTTGCCTAGAAATGTTGAGCCGTTGCTTAAGTTGGCTGAGTTGGCTGAGCTTGCTGTGAGGGAGAATCCGAGCGAGAGGCCAAGTATGAGAAATCTATTGAGCTTTCTTGTTCTTATTGTCAAGACTGGACTCACCTTTTAA